One Salmo salar chromosome ssa01, Ssal_v3.1, whole genome shotgun sequence DNA window includes the following coding sequences:
- the tmem230a gene encoding transmembrane protein 230a, with the protein MMPARSTVAGGGVSSNKVKYSRLAGDEDGYIDLQFKKSPPKVPYKAIALATFLFLIGSLLIVIGALLLAGSIEVSHPDRTVPVLIIGILVFLPGFYHLRIAYYASKGYRGYSYDDIPDFDD; encoded by the exons ATGATGCCTGCACGCAGCACTGTTGCTGGTGGTGGGGTATCCAGTAACAAAGTTAAGTATTCAAGACTAGCTGGCGATGAGGATGGCTACATTGACTTGCAG TTCAAGAAAAGCCCTCCCAAAGTTCCCTACAAGGCTATTGCCCTGGCTACATTCCTCTTCCTGATTGGCTCCTTACTGATTGTAATCGGTGCGCTTCTCCTTGCAGGATCTATAGAAGTTTCG CACCCGGACCGTACAGTTCCAGTCCTCATCATTGGGATCCTTGTGTTCCTTCCTGGATTCTACCATTTACGAATTGCCTACTACGCCTCCAAGGGTTACCGCGGATACTCCTATGATGACATTCCAGACTTTGACGACTGA